The DNA region AATGTGGTCTTCCGCCACGCCTGCTGCCTTCAGCGCGTCGCGCACGACCTGTGCACGATGCTTGGCGAGTTCGGCGTTCGCGTCGGCCGAGCCCGTCTTGTCGGTGAAACCCGACAGCGCGAGCTTCGCGTCCGGATGTGCCTTCGCATAGTCGGCCGCTGCGGCGATCGCCGCCTTCGCGTCGGCCGGCAGCACGCTCTTGCCCGTTTCGAAGTAGACCGTCGACAGCGCGGTCGATGCCGGCGCTGCCGCCGATGCCGCCGCCGACTGCTCGGCCGCGCCCGACGCGGCTTGCGCCGGTGCCGAGGCCGCTTCGGCCGGTGCCGCGGCGCCTGCCGTATCTTCCGGCATCTTGCCGTTGCGCGCGTCAGCCACTTGCTTCGGCTGCAGCAGATCGTTCTTGTGGTTGCCCCACGAGTTGCGCTCGTACGTGACGACCGATGCGATATCGAGGTCCGACAGCGACGCCCACGACGGCATCGCGCCCTTGCCGTGCAGCACGCGCTCGACGTGGCCGGCGATCGGGCCGTTCACGATCGGGCTGCCGTCCATCGCCGGGAATGCGCCGAGGCCCTTGCCGCTCACCTGGTGGCAGGCCGCGCAGTTCGCCTTGTAGACTTCCTCGCCGTGCGAGACGAGTTCGGCCATCGTGTAGACCTTGTTCGGATCGACCGCGGCGCCGGCCAGCTTGGCCTTCTGCGCGGTGACCCACTTCGCGTAGTCGTCGTCCGACAGCACAACGACTACGACCGGCATGAACGCGTGTTCCTTGCCGCACAGCTCGGTGCAGAAGCCGCGGAACGTGCCGACCTTGTCGGCCTTGAACCACGTATCGCGCACGAAGCCGGGGATCGCATCCTGCTTCACGCCGAATGCGGGCACGTACCACGAGTGAACGACGTCGTTCGCGGTCGTGATGATGCGGATCTTCTTGTTGACCGGCACGACGAGCGGGTTGTCGACTTCCTGCAGGTACGTCTCGGTGATCGGCTTCTTGCCCATCACTTCGTCACGCGGCGTGCTGAGCGTCGACAGGAAGCCGATGCCCTCGCCCGGGCCCTTCACGTAGTCGTAGCCCCACTTCCACTGGTAACCGGTGACCTTGATCGTGAGATCGGCGTTGGTCGTGTCCTTCATCGCGACGACGGCCTTCGTGGCCGGCAGCGCCATCAGCACGACGATGACGAACGGCACGATCGTCCAGATGATCTCGACGGTCGTGCTTTCATGGAAATTGGCGGCCTTGTGGCCTTTGGATTTGCGGTGCGCGAAGATCGAATAGAACATCACGCCGAACACGCCGACGAAGATCACCGTACACAGGATCAGCATCATCGTGTGGAGATCGTAGAGCTCCTCGGCGATCTTCGTGACCGGCGGCTGAAAGTTGATCTCGTTGACGCGGGGGCCGCCCGGGCTATCACCGACCGCCAGAGCAGCGCCGGCAAAGAGCAATCCGCTGCATGCCAGCACGCCCGTGAGGGCTCGCTTGATTGTTTTCATAGCATCCTTACCCAAAATTTCCATTCAAACCCCTCCCCCGTCGCAAGCCGCCGGCCTGTTCCGGCCGGTGCCCGCGCCTCGTCAGCCGCAGCGCCTGAGCGACACGCGCAGTTCGTCGGCGAACTGCGCACGCTTGTGCTGCGCGAGATGCTGCCCGATTACGACGGTCTGCCCGCGCGATACCAGTCGAATCGGATCGCGTGGCGTCGCACCCGGCTCGACCCGCACCCAGCGCGGGTTGAATTCGATCTGCGTGAACCGCTCCGCATCCATCCGCTCGATCACGAGCCGGTGCGGAAACAGCCTGATGCGCTCGTAATCGACCGCATGACGGGCATAGATCGCAAACGCGACGCCGACCGCCAGCAATTCGATTCCGGTGAAGGGCATGACGAGCCAGGCCCCACGCCACATCAGCAATGCCGCGATCACCAGCGAGAAGCTCGCGAGCGACGCGTAAAACAGCACGAACTGGCGCGGCGACACCGAACAATTGCGTTTCATGAGCCAGTCTGCGAGGACCGGTTCACCGTTCGTCGTCTCCGCCAAACCCCTCGCTGCTCCCATCGCCGCCTCACGCGAATGGCATGCGATGCATGCCTGCATCGGACTCGTCGCCCCGTATTGCGGGGACCCCGGGACGACAAGCTGACGCATTATAGGCGGGTTCAATGGCATCCACAAGCAAGCGGCTATCGGCCCGCGAGCCAAGCGCCACAAGCTTTCCGGCCGTTTTTCGCGTCAATTCGACCCCGCTTTGCACCGCTAATTTCGGACATAACAAAACCCCTCTTTACCGCTTTACCGATTCTTCGGACGCCCCTTGCCGATATCTTCGATGCGCACGATCCCGTGCCCCTCGGCAGTCGTGCGCGGCACGGCCTTCCACGCGTGGCCGTAGATCACCTCGAACGTGAGCGGAATGGTGCCGTCCGCGCGCCGGCGCGCTTCCAGCGCGTCGCCGAGCGCCGCGCGAAAGCGCCGCGTCGCGCGCTGCGGCGCCGCGCGCTCGAACGGATAGGCGCCCCAGCGGCGCACGTCGGCCAGCAGGGAATCGGGTGTCTTGTACGTGACGGTGAGCACTTCCTGGTCCATCACCGGAATCTCGAAGCCGCTCTCGACGAGCATGTCGCCGAGGTCGTGCATGTCGACGAAATCGATCACGCGCGCCGCGGGCGGCGCGATGCCGAGCGCCGCTTCGGCGTCCGCGCAGGCCGCGCGCAGCTCGCGCAACGTGTCGGGGCCGAGCGTGCTGAACATCAGCAGGCCGTTCACGCGCAGCACGCGCTGCCATTCGGGGAACACCGTGTCGGGACGCGAATGCCAGTGCAGCGCGAGATTCGACCAGATCAGGTCGAACGCGCCGGCCGCGAACGGCAGCGCCGAGAAGTCGGCGTGCGCGACGCGCGGGCCGCGCTGGCCCAGTGCCCGGCCGAGCGACGCGGGCAGCCAGCGGCGCCAGCTCGTCTGCTCGACCTCGCGCTGCCCCGCCCGCGCGAGCATCGCGCCGGACAGGTCGACGCCGAACACCGGGGCTTCGGGAAAGCGCGCGCGCAGCGCCGGCAGATCGTCGCCCGCGCCGCAGCCCGCATCGAGCACGGCCACCGGGCTCACCTTGATGTATTCGAGGCGCTCGTTCATCCGCTGCGCGATCTCGCGCGGCAGGAACGCGACCGCGTCGAACGCGGCGGCGCGGCGATCGAAGATCCGCCGCAAACGCCGGGCGTCATTGGCCGGACGGCCGGTTGAAGTCGAAGCTGGGGACATGTCGGGCACACTGGCGAAGAGCCCGAAGTATACTCGCTCGCCTCGCGGCCTTCAGCGAGACGGGGCCCCCAGGAGTCTTCGCGAATGGATCGCCGTTTCGCCTCGCGCCAGATGCGCGTCGTTTTGTCGCGGGTTCGTGCGCTCGCCGTGCGCGTCGTCGCGCTCGCGTTGCCGAATCGGTGCGCACTGTGCGGCAATTTGTCACACGCGGTGATTTGCAGCGCCTGCGACGCCGCGTACTGGAATGAAGCACGACTGCGCTGCGACGTCTGCGCGGTGCCGCTCGGCAGCGGGCGGCCGCGACCGCGCGGATCGCGTGGCCGGCACGCCGGCGTCGCGGCTTCGTTCGCCTACCGGTGCGATGCATGCCGCGCGACACCGCCGCCGTTCGACGCGACGCTCGCGCTCGCCGATTACCGCGCGCCGCTCGACGGGCTCGCGCGCGGGCTGAAGTTTCATGCGCGGCTCGCGCTCGGCGCGGAATTCGCGGCCCGGCTCGCGCAGCGGATCGACGACACGGACGCGCTGCGCACGGCGGGCGGCTTCGACGTGATCGCGCCGGTGCCGCTGTCGCACGGACGGCTCGTCGCGCGCGGCTACAACCAGGCATGGGCGATCGCGCGTCCGCTCGCGCGCCGGCTCGGCGTGCGCGCCGACGCGGCACTGCTCGCGCGCGTGACCGAAACCGCGCCGCAGTCGCGGCTCGACCGGCGCGCGCGGCGCGACAACGTGATCGCGGCGTTCGCGGTGACGGACGATCTCGCCGGCCGCCACGTGGCGCTCGTCGACGACGTGATGACGTCCGGCGCGACGCTCGCGGCCGCCGCGCAGGCATTGAAGGCGGCGGGCGCCGCGCGCGTGACGAATCTGGTTGCGCTGCGCACCGCCAGGGATTAATTAGATAGAGAGGCCGGCCGCCCGCACGCGGCGACGGCCATCACGAACCGGCCGGCAGGGATCGCGTGCACGTTGCGCCGCCCCGGCCGGCCCAGCCAGACCCAACCATGTTCAACGTCATCCTCGTCGCGCCCGAAATTCCGCCGAACACCGGCAACGTGATCCGCCTGTGCGCCAACACCGGCGCGCGCCTGCACCTGATCGAGCCGCTCGGCTTTCCGCTCGACGACGCGAAGATGCGCCGCGCCGGCCTCGACTATCACGAGTACGCGGAAATGCGCGTGCACCGCGACTGGGACGCGTTCGTCGCGGCCGAAGCGCCCGATCCCGCGCGCATGTTCGCGTTCACGACCCGCGGTTCGGGCCGCTTCCACGACCACGCGTTCGTGCCGGGCGACTGGTTCGTGTTCGGCTCGGAAACGCGCGGCCTGCCGGCCGACGTGCTCGAGCGCTTCCCGAACGAACAGCGCGTGCGCCTGCCGATGCGCCCGGGCAATCGCAGCCTGAACCTGTCGAACACGGTCGCGGTGGTCGTGTTCGAGGCGTGGCGCCAGGCCGGCTTCGAAGGCGGCGCGTGACACGCCCAGCCCCGCCCGGCCGCCCGCGCTAGCTGCGCGCGAGCCGCGCGCGATACAGGTCGTAGATGTCGGATGAAAAACACGCGAACACCACGCGTGCGAGGTTCGGCGCCTGCGGCAGCATGTCGACGACCGTGCCGACCGCGATGTCGACGGCCTCGTCGGCCGGATAGCGGTATATGCCGCAGCTGATCGCCGGGAATGCGATCGATGTCGCCGCAACCTCCTCGGCCAGCTCGATCGCGCGCCGGTAGCACGCGGCGAGCAGATCGGGCTCGCCGCGCCCACCGCCGTGCCATACCGGGCCGACCGCATGAATCACGTACCGCGCCGGCAGCCCGTGGCCGCGCGTGAGTTTCGCGTCGCCGGTCGCGCAGCCGCCGAGCGTGCGGCACTCGGCCAGCAAGCCGGGGCCGGCCGCGCGATGAATCGCGCCGTCGACACCGCCGCCGCCGAGCAGCGAACCGTTCGCGGCGTTGACGATCGCGTCGACGTCGAGCGTCGTGATGTCGACGCGTTGCGCGTCGAGCGTGGTGGAACCGATCCGAAGCATGACACCCTCCCGAAATGCCGGAGACTGTTCAAGCGTAGTGCGCTTTGGCGCCGCCCGCTTTGCGCGAGCACGCGCGGCCGCAAGAAATCGATGGGTTTCGTCGCTGTTATTCGGCGCGCGCGTCGCGCCGCAGCAGGCCGCTGACCGCATCGCGCGGTGCGACGCCGTCGAACAGCACGCCGCACACGGCTTCGGTGATCGGCATTTCGATCGATTGCGCGCGCGCGAGCGCGAGCACGGCCTGCGCGCAGCGCACGCCTTCGGCCACGTGGCCGAGCGCACCGAGGATGTCGTTCAGCGAGCGGCCGGCCGCCAGTTGCAGGCCGACCGTGCGATTGCGCGAC from Burkholderia ambifaria AMMD includes:
- the coxB gene encoding cytochrome c oxidase subunit II, encoding MEILGKDAMKTIKRALTGVLACSGLLFAGAALAVGDSPGGPRVNEINFQPPVTKIAEELYDLHTMMLILCTVIFVGVFGVMFYSIFAHRKSKGHKAANFHESTTVEIIWTIVPFVIVVLMALPATKAVVAMKDTTNADLTIKVTGYQWKWGYDYVKGPGEGIGFLSTLSTPRDEVMGKKPITETYLQEVDNPLVVPVNKKIRIITTANDVVHSWYVPAFGVKQDAIPGFVRDTWFKADKVGTFRGFCTELCGKEHAFMPVVVVVLSDDDYAKWVTAQKAKLAGAAVDPNKVYTMAELVSHGEEVYKANCAACHQVSGKGLGAFPAMDGSPIVNGPIAGHVERVLHGKGAMPSWASLSDLDIASVVTYERNSWGNHKNDLLQPKQVADARNGKMPEDTAGAAAPAEAASAPAQAASGAAEQSAAASAAAPASTALSTVYFETGKSVLPADAKAAIAAAADYAKAHPDAKLALSGFTDKTGSADANAELAKHRAQVVRDALKAAGVAEDHIILKKPETITGGADAKEARRVEIGPAA
- a CDS encoding DUF2244 domain-containing protein — translated: MQACIACHSREAAMGAARGLAETTNGEPVLADWLMKRNCSVSPRQFVLFYASLASFSLVIAALLMWRGAWLVMPFTGIELLAVGVAFAIYARHAVDYERIRLFPHRLVIERMDAERFTQIEFNPRWVRVEPGATPRDPIRLVSRGQTVVIGQHLAQHKRAQFADELRVSLRRCG
- a CDS encoding methyltransferase domain-containing protein, producing MSPASTSTGRPANDARRLRRIFDRRAAAFDAVAFLPREIAQRMNERLEYIKVSPVAVLDAGCGAGDDLPALRARFPEAPVFGVDLSGAMLARAGQREVEQTSWRRWLPASLGRALGQRGPRVAHADFSALPFAAGAFDLIWSNLALHWHSRPDTVFPEWQRVLRVNGLLMFSTLGPDTLRELRAACADAEAALGIAPPAARVIDFVDMHDLGDMLVESGFEIPVMDQEVLTVTYKTPDSLLADVRRWGAYPFERAAPQRATRRFRAALGDALEARRRADGTIPLTFEVIYGHAWKAVPRTTAEGHGIVRIEDIGKGRPKNR
- a CDS encoding ComF family protein — protein: MDRRFASRQMRVVLSRVRALAVRVVALALPNRCALCGNLSHAVICSACDAAYWNEARLRCDVCAVPLGSGRPRPRGSRGRHAGVAASFAYRCDACRATPPPFDATLALADYRAPLDGLARGLKFHARLALGAEFAARLAQRIDDTDALRTAGGFDVIAPVPLSHGRLVARGYNQAWAIARPLARRLGVRADAALLARVTETAPQSRLDRRARRDNVIAAFAVTDDLAGRHVALVDDVMTSGATLAAAAQALKAAGAARVTNLVALRTARD
- the trmL gene encoding tRNA (uridine(34)/cytosine(34)/5-carboxymethylaminomethyluridine(34)-2'-O)-methyltransferase TrmL; its protein translation is MFNVILVAPEIPPNTGNVIRLCANTGARLHLIEPLGFPLDDAKMRRAGLDYHEYAEMRVHRDWDAFVAAEAPDPARMFAFTTRGSGRFHDHAFVPGDWFVFGSETRGLPADVLERFPNEQRVRLPMRPGNRSLNLSNTVAVVVFEAWRQAGFEGGA
- a CDS encoding O-acetyl-ADP-ribose deacetylase, giving the protein MLRIGSTTLDAQRVDITTLDVDAIVNAANGSLLGGGGVDGAIHRAAGPGLLAECRTLGGCATGDAKLTRGHGLPARYVIHAVGPVWHGGGRGEPDLLAACYRRAIELAEEVAATSIAFPAISCGIYRYPADEAVDIAVGTVVDMLPQAPNLARVVFACFSSDIYDLYRARLARS